The genomic window CCTCTGGATCCTACCTCTTGGACGATCACTCTGGATCCCACCTTTGGATGGCCCTTCTGGCTCCTCTCCCTGGATCCCACCTCTGGTTCCTCCTCTGGATGACTCCTCTGGATCCCCCCTCTGGATGACCCCTCTGGATCCTCCTCTTGGACCCCCCTCTGGATAGTCCCTCTGGATCCCCTTCCCTGGATGGCTGAACCCCCCCTCTGGATGACCTTTCTGAACCCCCCTCTGGATCCCACCTATTGGACCCCCCTCTGGATAGTCCCTCTGGATCCCCAATCTGGATCCTCCCCCTTGAATGACCCCTCTGGATTCCACCTCTTGGATGACCTCTCTGGATTCTCCCCTTCTGGATGGCCCCTCTGAATCCCACCTCTTGGACGACCCCTCTTGATCCCACCTCTTGGATGGCCCCTCTGGATCCCCTCTTGACCCCCGACCTCAGGGTGGCTGCTCTCTGTCAGGGAGAGGACAGGGCTCACTCACGGACGATCTCCCGGATGGTGACGGGCTGGACGAGGGTGGCCGGCTCGCTGCGGCCGGCGATGTTGACCCCGACTACGCGGAAGAGGATCCTGGCCCCTGTGGGCAAGTCCTTGACCGTGAAGCCGCAGCGCTCGACAGGCTCCGTGTTGGCGGCCACCCAGTCTTCGGCTATGGGGGAGAGAGGCGGGTTTCAGGCGGTGCGACCCTCCCAGCCGGACCCGGGGGGGGGGCTGAGCACAGGTAGAGTCACTCACAGTCCTCCAAGCAGTACTCCACGATGTAGCCGTCGATGCCGCCGGCCCCAATCCTGTCCGGGGGCCGCCACTTGAGGGTGGTCGTGGTGTCGGTGACGTCCTCCACCGTCAGGTGCAGCGGCTCGCTGGTGGGGGCTGCGGGGAGCAGAGAGGGGTGTCACCAGGGAGGGGCTCCCCGAGCACAAAATGGGGAGACCGAGGCAGGCCGGCCCCTTACCGATGGGCATGAAGGGCTTGCTGTTCATGCTGGGCTGAGAGACGCCGATGCCGTTGACGGCGAAGACGCGCATCTCATAGAGCACGCCCTCGATCATCTTGGTCGACTCGTACGTGGTCTCCGTGAAGACCTCAAAGTTGAGCTTCATCCAGCGCTGCGagcccttcttcttcctctcaatGAGGTAGCCTGCGGCCAAAGCCGAGGAGCAGAGAGCATGGGGCTGGGCGGGGGTGTGGAGGGGGGACGCAGGGGGAGAGGGGCCCTGAGGACCGGATGGGGGGGCGTGGAGTGGGGGCCACAGAGGGAGCAGAAGTTGGGCCCGAAGGACCGAGCAGAGGGGCCGCTCCCAGGTGTGGGAGCCACAGAGGGAGAGGGGTCCTGAAGACCGGGTGGGGGGGCTGCCCCCAGAAGTGGGGGCTACAGGGGAAACAGAAGTCAAGCCAGGGGTCACTGGGACATTGGGCGGGACCAGGGAGCTGGGTCAGGGTTTGCACCTGAGCCCCGAGTAACTCACCGGTCACAGGCTGGCCACCATCATACTTGGGGGGCTCCCAGACCAAGATGGCCCAGTCCTCCCCCACTGATGTGATCCGCACAGCCTCAGGCGGGTCTGGCacgtctgggggaggggaggagggtcAATCCTATGGAGCCCAAAGCCCGCCCCCCCAGCCCCGTCCCGGGAGCCACTCACCCACGACCTTGACGAAGATGGAGGCCGTGTCCTCGCCCGCGGGGTTGGTGACCTTGATGGTGTACCGGGCCTCGTCGGCCCGCTCGGCCCCCTCTATCACAAAGCTGCTGTTGTCCGGCCGCTGCTCCACGTGGACGCGGCCCTCGGCTTCCGCGAACACCTGGGGGAGGGGGACGGGGAGCCTGTGCCCTGAGCCCAGCCGCCCCCACTGTCCTCGGTCCGGCCAGGGCTCCCTCGCCGGGGACCTGCACAAACCTCGGCTTTTACTCCGCAGAGGAATCGTCCGCAAGGACCCGACCCCTTTGCCCTGGCCTTAAGTGGAAGCCCCCAGCCCCAGCTTCCGGGCCCCCTCCCTGCCCCTGCCGAGCCAGCAGCCAGAAAGAGGGAGGGGCAGGAGCATCGGAGCTTCCCGGGGGTCCggcccccttcctccccctttttctaaATAGATAGAGGCCCAAGGTGAGGAAAGCTCGTGGCACCCCCCTTCCAGAGCAAGGGCGGGGCGGAGCAGGGAGGGAGCTGCCCCCACCTGGTCCCCCTTCAGCCAGGTGACTGTGGGAGGGGGCTCTCCCGTGATGGCCACGTCCAGCCGCAGCTTGTTCCCGGCCACCACCACGATGACATTTTCCGCCATGTTCCCCGAGCAGTCCAAGTGGATCTTGGGGGGCTCTGGGAGCACAGGAGGGAGACAGAGTTCGGCCCCCAAATCCAGGAAGCCCAAGGCAGCCTGCCTGAGGCTGGGAGGGGAAATGTGGGCCCCGAGTCCCCCCAGGGGCCGAGTCTGAGCACCTCCTGCTGGGAGCCCCAGAATCCCAGCCCCCCCTGTCATGGGAACCCCAGGCCTCTGAGCGGTGGCCTTCCTTCCCTTCGGGGGCTGCTCACCTTGTTTGGGCACGTAATCGATCTTGATCtctgggaggagagaaagagaggaagctATTAGAAGTGGGCTTTCTCTGAGGGCCTCCCAGTGTGGTGAAGGAGGGCAGGAGCCGGGCAGGGACAAGATGGGGAATCGGGGCCTCCGCCGGCTGCTCTGGAAGCCATGAAGGGCCGGGGCAGGCGCCCGGTCCCGGGGTCCCCGGAAAACCGAGACTCGGACAATCGTTTGTCACCCCCAAGCTTTCAAGTGGGCGCGGACGCCCCAGCCGCCAGCCCCGCGCCTTCTGGCAACCCCATTGAATAATCATACCATCAGGAGGAAGCCGCCTGCATTGAAAAGTTAGCAAAACACAGAGAAATGTGCCCAGGCCGCAGGAGCCGCTGGGGACTCTGTCGCCCCTTTCCGATTTAAAGCCTCGGCCAGTACGCGCTCAGCGTCCCCAGCACGGCAGCGTcccggcacacagtaggtgttcaGGCAGCGCTTGCTGACTTGCCTGCTCCATCCCTGGCAGGAGCCTGTCATCCCAGAGTCCCCGGCCCACCTCCGGGCGAAGCTCTTCAATTCCTCAATCCCATTTGGGGGGGGATCCCACAGGGAGGACAGGCCAGACCGGGGTCCTCAGCGCCTCGCCCCAGAGCTCAGCATTTGGGGGGCACCAGGCGAGACCCCCTAGAAACGCACTCCGTTCCAGGAGTTCCAGGCTGCCACCAGGGGGAGGGCGCTGTCCGAGGACCCTCTCCTCCAATCCAACTCTCCCCCCCAACCCTAATTAAAAGTGTTCTTGGTGCTGTGGGCAGCCCTTTCTCACTCCTTCCTaaggacaagcatttattaagcccctgctGTACACCAGGCAACAGACTCTAAATGGGGGGATTCCATGGGAGTCCTTCCCCCTGAGGTTCCGCCACAGAGCGGGCGAGGGGCGGGGCCAGCCTCACCCAGGAAGTTGAGCTTGGCCGACAAGGTCAGGGCAAAGCCATCGGGCACGAACGTGTAATCCCCCTCGTCCTCGGGCCGGACGTCATTGATGACCAGCTTGTGGATCCTGGAGGGGGGATGGGGGATGGTGGATCCCAGGAAGTGgggctggggaggaggagggagtgggAGAGGGCGGGAGAGGCCAGGGAGGGGAGCGGACCCAGCAGAGAGGCCCGGGAGGGCTCCCTCCATggccctcccccccactccctccccctccatGCTGACCACAGGTTCTGGCTTCCTTATGGGGGGCACCTTTATACGACAGTATTCTGCGGGGTTTATGCAAATGAAGAGATTTGCAAGTAACCTGGCGCCCTGCCGCTGTGCAGAGGAGGCAGGAGGCCAAAGCCAGGCCTGACCCCTCTGCTGACTGCCGTTGGGAAGCCCTTCCTGCCCGGCCCAGCGCCTGGGAAGTCTCAGAGGAGAGCATGGGGTCACGGTCACGCCAGGCACCCGCACGGGGGTCCCAATCAGCCTCCCTGGTGCTATgggccctggggggggggggggctctggCCCACAGGCAGGGCTGTGTGGGAGTGGGCCCGGCCCAGCCTCTCACCGGCCCGTGTGGCTGATGGTGATCCTCTTGCTGGGCCGCACTTCCACGCCGTTCTTGTACCACTTGCCGGTCACCTTCTCGTCAGAAACCTCGCACTTGAACACGGCCTGGTCCGAAGCCTTCACCGTCAGGTCCGCGATGTCCTGGAGGACCTCCAGCTGCTTCTCTGCAGGGAGGGAGGGCGCATCCGGCTCCGAGCTCCTTGAGCCCCAGGGGGCCCGGTGCCATCCGCACAccttaggtgcttaataaatgctttctgaattgAGTGGAAGGCTCCTACTAAAGGACGCACTCCCTGGGAGCAGAgatctgctaagggaaagtctGACTCCCTCACAAGcaagcacatatacacatatccacaGCCAGATACACagcaggtgcttcataaatgtgcATGGCCTAAAACAGAATCCTCCTACTGGCCTGTGAAAAGTGTGTCTGCTCCAGAAGTGAGCGCATAGTCCCGTATACAGtgggtgcttcataaatgctcaaGGTTAACTCAGCTGACTGGAGAGGACTTGGGAACCCCAGTCCCCTGGCCCCTTGGAGGATGGTGGCTGCTCCTCCGGCTCCCTCCCGGTCGCCCCTCACTCGCTGGCCCCCCCCCTTACCCTCCACGATAAGCTCCGCCTCACACTGGCCACCATTGGTCATGACCTTGTAGCGGCCGCTGTCCTCCTGGGTGACCTCGGTGAAGATCAGCAGGTGCTTCTTGCCGTCTTTCTTGAAGCGGTAGCGGGCCTTGTAGGAGTCCTCCCGGGTCATCTCCACGTCGTCCTTCATCCTGGGAGGGGGCGGGGGCTCAGGGCCGCGCGGCTGGGGCTCCCGGGGAGGGTGTCGGGGCCCCGCGGGACGGAGGGAGCACAGGGGGGTCCCCGGGGCACTGGGGCGGGGCCAAGGCTGGGGACACTTGCCACATGAGCTGGGCTCCCTCCTCCGACACTTCCACCATCATCTCCACGCGGTCGCCCACAAACACCTGCTGGTCCTCCAGGGGGGTGACGATGAGGACGGGGGGCTCTGCAGGGACAGTCAGTGGGGGGAGGTGGGGGGCGCTCCCCGAGCCCCTCAGCCCCCCCCAGCCTACCGAAGGCCCCACCTTTGACGAAGAGCTCCGTGAAACACTTCTCTTCCTTGACGGCCACTTCGTACGCCGCGTCGTCGGCCAGCGTGCACTTGTTGATGGTGAGGATCCTCTTCTTGCCCACATTCTCAAACACGTACCTGGTCCGGCCGCGGGAGGCTGAGGGCGGGCCCTGGTGGGCCCCGCCCAGTCCCCGCCTCCAGAGCTAAAATCCAGGTCCCGCCTCCAAGGCTAAAGCCCCGCCCCTGGCCCAGGTCCCGCCTCCAGAGCTACCCCCCCCAGGTCCCGCCTCCAGGGGTAAATCCCCGCCCTTGGCCCAGGTCTCGCCTCCAGGGTTAAATCCccacccccccccaccccccgggcCCAGGTCCCGCCTCCAGAGCTAACCCCCCCAGGTCCCGCCTCCAGGGTTAAATCCCCGCCCCTGGCCCAGGTCCCGCCTCCAGAGCTAACCCCCCAGGCCCCGCCTCCATGGTTAAATCCCCGCCCCTGGCCCAGGTCCCACCTCCAGAGCTAACCTCCCAGGCCCCGCCTCCAGGGTTAAATCCCCGCCCCTGGCCCAGGTCCCGCCTCCAGAGCTAACCCCCCCAGGTCCCGCCTCCAGGGTTAAATCCCCGCCCCTGGGCCCCAGGCCTCACCTCCAGGGTTAaatccccaccccatcccccaggTTCTGCCTACAGAGCTGAATCCCCACCCCCGGGCCCAGGCCCCGCCTCCAGGGTAAAATCCCCGCCCCTATAGCTAAAGTCCCATCCCCGCTCCAAGCCCCGCCTCCAGAGCCCAAAGGCCATCCTGGTGGGACAAGAGCCCCATCACCTGGTggcccctccccacctcccaggTGAGAGGTCCTGCTAAATCCTCTGCTATGGGCCCTCTGTGAACTCTGGCCTTCCCTATGGTCGGGGCCCTCCCAGCTAGGACCCCGCTCCATGCCCCCTATACCCACTTGCTGCTGGGCTTGATCTCCTGGCCATTCTTGTACCACTTGAGGGGCAGGTCGGGGTCACTGATCTCCACCACCAGCTTAATCTTGTTCCCCTTGTCCACCTGGTAAGCCGGGTCCAGCTTCTTTGTGAATGCTGTTGGGCCAAGGAGGGACTCAGGAGGAGGAGGTCAGGGAGCAGCCTGCCCCTTGTGCTCCCCAGCTGTTTCCCCCTCCCagctcttctccctccccagtcGTTTCCCCTCCCAGCTctcccctccccagctgttcccccccccccccgcagctcttctccctccccagccGTTTCCTCCTCCCAGCTCTCCCCCTCCCAGCTCTCCCCTCCCCAGCTGTTTTCCCCTCCTagctctccccctccccagccgTTTCCCCCCTCCCGGGCCATGCCCGAGCTCTGACCTGCGCTCTTCTTAACCTCAACCTTGGCCTTCTTGAGGCGCTTGAGCATCCCTCTCAGGTCCGTGATGCCGTACTGGAAGGCGATCCTCTCATACTCGCTCTTCTTGGCCCCCTTGAGCAGCTCCCAGATCTCGGGGGGCAGGCCCAGGTCATCTTcgtccttcttcttcttcttctcttccaccACTTCCCTGCGGCCGGGAGGCTCAGAGGCTCAGGGGCAGCTtgtggagggggggaggagaggggggaggggaaagtggGGAAGAGgcaggagagaggggaggggagagaggggaggggaggaccAGGCCAAGGGCTGGCAGATGAGCTTCCCAGCACTGAGGGGAGGGGGTCACTGCCATCCCAGCCCTGGGCAGGCAGACTGGGGCCAGAAGGACAGGAGCAGGGGCCCGTGGGGGGCTCACCTCTTCTTTAAAAGTCCGCTGAAGTCCAGCTCCCCGGCATCTTCAGGTTTGCCTTCGCCTCTGCCAAGGGAGGCAGACTGTTAAAGGTTTTGTCGCCTCCTTTTACCCTCAGTAGTCCccggagggagggagagaatggctgtgattatacccattttacagaggagccttgccagggccacatagctgctgagtgtctgaggcctgatggGAATTCCAGGCTTGGCTCCTGTAGGTCCCCGTGTCCCAGCACCCCTGCAGGCCCAGCACCCCCGCAGGCCCTAGCTCTGGGGTTCCCCCCTCGTGGGGCTTCCTCCCTCTCTGACAGGCCGGCCCTCGCCCCCTGGGGCAGGACGAGTGGAGGCGCAGGAGGGACTGGGGCGGTGGGAGTGGGGGCCATCACTCACGAGCGCTTGAAGCTTTCCAGGATGTTGTCTCCGCCTTCTTGGCTGGGGActgaggagaggagggaagagcaATGAGTGGGGCCTCCCTTGCCCCTCCCCCAAGCTCCTAGCGCCCCTCACGCAGGACTCGGCACCTTCCACGTCGATGTTGAAGCTGCAGCTGTCGCAGGCGTCCTTGGCCTTGACCTCGCAGCGGTAGTCGCCTCGGTCCCCCACCACCACCTTTCCAATCTGCAGCTCCACCGTGTACACCTGGGAGGGGCGGAGCTCAGCATCCCCCCTAGGGCCCGTTTTCTCTCCCAGCCCCACTGGGCCCCTGCCCCCGGGAGCTTCCAACCCTGGTGGGGGGGGGCAGGACTGGGAGCCTGGCACCTTCTCTGTGAGAGCGTGACCTCCAGCACTGACATGGGaggtgactggcccagggtcacttGGACTAACGGTCTCCAAGGTAGACTGTGCCCCAGGGCTTTCTGGGAGGCTGCCACACAGTCCCAAGTGAGAGCCGCAGGAGGAGGAAAGGTCACAGCCCCCCTTCACGGTGCCCAGGCAGAGCCAAGACTGCCAGGAGGCAGTGAAGGGGCAGCTGCCGCCCCCCTCCCGGCAAAGTTGCCCCCTCATTCAGTGGCCCCCAGGCTCGCCCAGGGACACCTGGGAGcccttctttttgttttatttttacactgAGGATGGGAGCAGCCCAGGGAGATCAAGCGATTTATTTCCCCTAGAGCCCGTCCTGTGGGTTTGCCCATTGGCCAACCCAGTGCCATGGGAAAAGGCAGGCTCAGACAcgtggccaagatcacacagcaagtaggGGGCAGAGCCAGGGCTGGGCTGGCATTGGACGGGCCTCCTACCCCCCATCTCCATCACTTGTGCTGCCCAGCCCCTCCCAGCCCCCCCAGCCTTACATTGCTCTGT from Sminthopsis crassicaudata isolate SCR6 chromosome 3, ASM4859323v1, whole genome shotgun sequence includes these protein-coding regions:
- the MYBPC2 gene encoding myosin-binding protein C, fast-type isoform X1, whose amino-acid sequence is MPVPKPAAKKPAAKAKDVSKESAPAKEAPATPPSEAPPEDQSPTAEEPTGIFLKKPETVSVEAGKDVVIIAKVNGKELPGKPVIKWFKGKWLELGSKSGARFSFKETHDAQSNVYTVELQIGKVVVGDRGDYRCEVKAKDACDSCSFNIDVEVPSQEGGDNILESFKRSGEGKPEDAGELDFSGLLKKREVVEEKKKKKDEDDLGLPPEIWELLKGAKKSEYERIAFQYGITDLRGMLKRLKKAKVEVKKSAAFTKKLDPAYQVDKGNKIKLVVEISDPDLPLKWYKNGQEIKPSSKYVFENVGKKRILTINKCTLADDAAYEVAVKEEKCFTELFVKEPPVLIVTPLEDQQVFVGDRVEMMVEVSEEGAQLMWMKDDVEMTREDSYKARYRFKKDGKKHLLIFTEVTQEDSGRYKVMTNGGQCEAELIVEEKQLEVLQDIADLTVKASDQAVFKCEVSDEKVTGKWYKNGVEVRPSKRITISHTGRIHKLVINDVRPEDEGDYTFVPDGFALTLSAKLNFLEIKIDYVPKQEPPKIHLDCSGNMAENVIVVVAGNKLRLDVAITGEPPPTVTWLKGDQVFAEAEGRVHVEQRPDNSSFVIEGAERADEARYTIKVTNPAGEDTASIFVKVVDVPDPPEAVRITSVGEDWAILVWEPPKYDGGQPVTGYLIERKKKGSQRWMKLNFEVFTETTYESTKMIEGVLYEMRVFAVNGIGVSQPSMNSKPFMPIAPTSEPLHLTVEDVTDTTTTLKWRPPDRIGAGGIDGYIVEYCLEDSEDWVAANTEPVERCGFTVKDLPTGARILFRVVGVNIAGRSEPATLVQPVTIREIVQQPKIRLPRHLRQTYIRRVGEQLNLVIPFQGKPRPQVTWTKGGAPLDTSRVNIRTSDFDTVFFVRQAARSDSGEYELSVQIENMKDTAIIRIRVVEKAGPAENVMVKEVWGTNALVEWQPPKDNGNSEVTGYFIQKADKKTMEWFTVYEHSRPTRCTVSDLIIGNEYYFRVFSENICGFSDSPGVSKNTAKILKAGITLKPLEFQEHDFRSAPKFLTPLLDRVVVAGYTAALYCAVRGYPKPKVVWMKNKMEIHEDPKFIMTNQQGILTLSIRRPSPFDGGTYSCRAVNELGEALAECKLEVRVPQ
- the MYBPC2 gene encoding myosin-binding protein C, fast-type isoform X2; translated protein: MPVPKPAAKKPAAKAKDVSKESAPAKEAPATPPSEAPPEDQSPTAEEPTGIFLKKPETVSVEAGKDVVIIAKVNGKELPGKPVIKWFKGKWLELGSKSGARFSFKETHDAQSNVYTVELQIGKVVVGDRGDYRCEVKAKDACDSCSFNIDVEVPSQEGGDNILESFKRSGEGKPEDAGELDFSGLLKKREVVEEKKKKKDEDDLGLPPEIWELLKGAKKSEYERIAFQYGITDLRGMLKRLKKAKVEVKKSAAFTKKLDPAYQVDKGNKIKLVVEISDPDLPLKWYKNGQEIKPSSKYVFENVGKKRILTINKCTLADDAAYEVAVKEEKCFTELFVKEPPVLIVTPLEDQQVFVGDRVEMMVEVSEEGAQLMWMKDDVEMTREDSYKARYRFKKDGKKHLLIFTEVTQEDSGRYKVMTNGGQCEAELIVEEKQLEVLQDIADLTVKASDQAVFKCEVSDEKVTGKWYKNGVEVRPSKRITISHTGRIHKLVINDVRPEDEGDYTFVPDGFALTLSAKLNFLEIKIDYVPKQEPPKIHLDCSGNMAENVIVVVAGNKLRLDVAITGEPPPTVTWLKGDQVFAEAEGRVHVEQRPDNSSFVIEGAERADEARYTIKVTNPAGEDTASIFVKVVDVPDPPEAVRITSVGEDWAILVWEPPKYDGGQPVTGYLIERKKKGSQRWMKLNFEVFTETTYESTKMIEGVLYEMRVFAVNGIGVSQPSMNSKPFMPIAPTSEPLHLTVEDVTDTTTTLKWRPPDRIGAGGIDGYIVEYCLEDSEDWVAANTEPVERCGFTVKDLPTGARILFRVVGVNIAGRSEPATLVQPVTIREIVQQPKIRLPRHLRQTYIRRVGEQLNLVIPFQGKPRPQVTWTKGGAPLDTSRVNIRTSDFDTVFFVRQAARSDSGEYELSVQIENMKDTAIIRIRVVEKAGPAENVMVKEVWGTNALVEWQPPKDNGNSEVTGYFIQKADKKTMEWFTVYEHSRPTRCTVSDLIIGNEYYFRVFSENICGFSDSPGVSKNTAKILKAGITLKPLEFQEHDFRSAPKFLTPLLDRVVVAGYTAALYCAVRGYPKRSVAALRLTAAKGGLDEEQNGDS